A single Triticum dicoccoides isolate Atlit2015 ecotype Zavitan chromosome 2A, WEW_v2.0, whole genome shotgun sequence DNA region contains:
- the LOC119356064 gene encoding DNA-binding protein MNB1B-like, giving the protein MRSKANGDTAFKASGKNKTATGGVAKPKRAPTPFFAFLAEFRPQYMEKHPEAKGVAAVTKAAGEKWRSMSDEEKAKYGGKKADAPASKAVNKKESTSSKKAKTDADEEGSDVEDDGEEDEE; this is encoded by the exons ATGAGGTCCAAGGCCAACGGAGACACCGC GTTCAAGGCCTCCGGCAAGAACAAGACGGCCACCGGCGGCGTCGCCAAGCCGAAGCGCGCCCCCACCCCCTTCTTCGCCTTCCT GGCTGAGTTCAGGCCACAGTACATGGAGAAGCACCCCGAGGCAAAGGGCGTCGCGGCC GTCACCAAGGCGGCTGGGGAGAAGTGGCGCAGCATGTCGGATGAG GAGAAGGCAAAGTATGGCGGCAAGAAGGCAGATGCCCCAGCAAGCAAGGCGGTGAACAAGAAG GAGAGCACTAGCTCCAAGAAGGCCAAGACTGACGCTGACGAAGAAGGTTCTGACGTTGAGGATGATGGCGAG GAGGACGAGGAGTAA
- the LOC119356063 gene encoding uncharacterized protein LOC119356063, whose product MAPKSETRPPLADNIGPRYSMLDWAFDKGHRARFIENGEMLQALRMRGHGVHGHMDYDERYAPFFKRARLLGFVLQFKRQPPMLVHAALTALIDRWRPKTHSFHLPCGEMTVTLEDWAMITAMPIEGHALTGRVERTNWQQRVAAFIGDCPAIKGNRTSGVPLTWLSEHRQKCPEGTDETTVEWYARAYLWYLLMEVVFPDSSGNSANRSYLFFLADWEAGYSWGTASLAYLYRSLDDATQRTGDKSNMGGFVWAFSIWMWERLPVGRPEKLPRRPWGAYSKDGDETRHPTVAYEWDVVKLYTGLNKTSYKTYTKELDALTHTQVNWWLYHDREWDFDLNVMCDADRGLWRCIVPMICVYAVEWHLPHRVATQFGIYQHTPPGQPTDTGSHVLHLMSRQKNQSIIDWGEEHKTHVTEWNRRRYRKDVERKATQDLIGSSSHAPSSSRLVGEDEEEATHEEGEEEESNGEEEYDEEYGPPPTQTSQASQLPKRNPKKKNLLSPDPFQRPKLYTGKTQDRPGGRVTQPTACPHGDRVNLPPGPLHISLQKVAAKPCHTLPPGDLAVGLDRLPPAPLAVCPTPSFLRYPFLSRADTWQAHLKTQKPSYTTIPDLAGTDHPWTDRADKHTTYGLSRIQPMPSAHKKKRGVDPGSPASGFFVGFCLGRRGSAMFVKKLVEKASKKILLLLRAHFDVTGHVLGRLSSWAGRSGHTDTYMALHKYITKNKKKRAPGEDRTRGLSLTKLLQSPSPIPSKFLQFADGQGVLLSVNTQNQIEVWDIDTKRLCYLHPFEKQITAFTVLQKSFYIYAGDSFGNVSLFKLDLGQRCLVDLPYCIPFAESYGSTGNGGNGVEIVFVSPQPLAESNRLLIIFRDGVMTLWDIKASKVVFVSGRTTQQQSHQEEKNVTSSCWACSKGSKVAIGYDSGDIYLWAIPDIFSAENSSSSSNQNLPLQRLNLGCKLDKVPIISLRWVPTDGKSGRLYINGFSEHAYLYQVLILNEESESRIVKMVLPLTEACQGMEFVTGLSDPNKQRQTVLVLLLKSGQICLYDDSEIERYLLQSQSRSPPTLPSHSFVKQPYGDSGINVAKFYTSDRTATANEDYFSTLASKYPWLLSMKDKGQISASLSNIHKTRNLCITGHMDGTISFWDASCPLLLQIFMIKQQHEDNTSSRARITSLQFDMSSSILISGDQGGTVRVITFKKDSSDNILSILQGKQGDNYDARSIKLKGAVTSTSMISNSKHFAVGTEKGIVSVIKVDDATILYQKQLECRVSGGIASLQFELYSHNGYDKDLLIVGMEDSNICILEEETGKLLNANPVQTNRPTRALLLQTLELSPNEAPGSDNHDTALKESLLLLCTEDAIRLFSLSHAIQGMKKITNKKKLNGSCCFASVIHGASSEIGIVLVFSNGKVETRSLPDLSLLKEASLRGFVHSKNLNSSSSITCSSDGEIILIKGEETYFFSTLCQDDIYRHVDSINMVYRKDRPLREESSYVVKSPKEKKKGLFRMIMKDTKGSKANESDANGNGQFIATTSEELASIFSSANFTPPSARRSSSLKDDENIELDIDDIDIEDNTQKQKGPHFAGLSKQKFSKGLQALRGKLKPRTEEKVNTENKKPEDEPSVRQVDQIKMKYGYATSDDSTSVPKMIGNKLQENIKKLEGINLRSADMAHGAQSFSSMAKELLRTTKNEKSSS is encoded by the exons atggccccgaagaGTGAAAC GCGGCCACCTCTTGCGGACAACATCGGCCCACGGTACTCCATGCTGGACTGGGCATTCGACAAGGGTCATCGTGCTCGGTTCATAGAGAACGGAGAG ATGCTCCAGGCACTGCGCATGAGGGGTCACGGGGTTCATGGGCATATGGACTACGACGAGCGCTACGCGCCGTTCTTCAAGAGAGCCCGTCTGTTGGGTTTTGTGTTGCAGTTCAAGCGTCAGCCACCGATGCTTGTCCACGCAGCTCTGACGGCGTTGATTGACCGGTGGCGACCGAAGACCCATTCTTTCCATCTGCCATGCGGGGAGATGACGGTGACCCTCGAGGATTGGGCGATGATTACTGCCATGCCGATCGAGGGTCATGCACTCACCGGGCGAGTGGAGAGGACCAACTGGCAGCAGAGGGTTGCAGCCTTCATCGGCGACTGCCCTGCTATCAAGGGTAACCGTACATCCGGTGTGCCATTGACCTGGCTCTCGGAGCACCGGCAGAAATGCCCCGAAGGCACCGACGAGACGACTGTGGAGTGGTACGCGAGGGCCTACCTGTGGTATCTTCTCATGGAGGTCGTGTTTCCAGACAGCTCCGGGAACTCTGCCAACCGGTCGTATCTCTTCTTCCTAGCGGACTGGGAGGCAGGGTACAGTTGGGGGACCGCATCTCTCGCCTACCTATACCGTTCG CTTGACGACGCAACGCAGAGGACGGGAGACAAGTCCAATATGGGTGGCTTTGTCTGGGccttctccatttggatgtgggagcggctgccggtggggcGTCCGGAGAAGTTGCCAAGACGCCCATGGGGTGCTTATAGCAAAGACGGCGACGAGACTCGACACCCCACCGTAGCTTACGAGTGGGACGTTGTCAAACTCTACACgggcctaaacaagacttcgtacaaGACCTACACCAAGGAGTTGGACGCTTTGACGCATACGCAG GTAAACTGGTGGTTGTATCATGACCGAGAGTGGGACTTTGATCTGAACGTGATGTGCGATGCGGACCGTGGTCTCTGGCGGTGCATTGTGCCCATGATCTGTGTGTACGCCGTCGAGTGGCACTTGCCACACCGCGTGGCCACGCAGTTTGGGATTTATCAGCATACCCCGCCGGGCCAGCCCACCGATACCGGCAGCCACGTGCTCCACCT GATGAGCCGGCAGAAGAATCAGTCGATCATAGACTGGGGAGAGGAGCATAAAACTCATGTGACGGAGTGGAACCGACGGAGGTACCGTAAAGACGTGGAGAGGAAAGCCACACAGGACCTCATCGGCTCATCGAGCCATGCTCCCTCGTCATCTAGGTTGGTtggggaggacgaggaggaggccacacatgaagaaggggaggaggaggagagcaacggggaggaggagtacgatgaagaGTATGGACCTCCACCAACTCAAACATCTCAAGCATCTCAGCTGCCGAAGAGGAATCCGAAGAAGAAGAATTTGTTGAGTCCGGACCCTTTCCAGAGACCG AAGCTTTACACTGGAAAAACACAGGACCGACCTGGCGGTAGGGTCACACAGCCTACCGCCTGCCCCCATGGCGATAGGGtgaacctaccgccaggtccattgCACATTTcgttacagaaggttgcggcaaaaCCCTGccacaccctaccgccaggggatctggcggtagggttagacaggCTGCCGCCAGCCCCCCTGGCG GTGTGCCCTACACCCTCATTCCTCCGTTATCCGTTCCTCTCGCGTGCTGACACCTGGCAAGCACACCTCAAAACACAGAAACCGTCCTATACTACTATTCCCGACCTTGCTGGCACCGACCATCCGTGGACG GACAGGGCAGATAAGCACACCACTTATGGCCTCTCCAGAATCCAGCCAATGCCATCAGCGCACAAGAAG AAGAGAGGCGTCGATCCTGGTTCACCTGCGAGTGGATTCTTCGTTGGATTCTGCCTTGGTCGCCGTGGATCGGCCATGTTCGTCAAGAAGCTCGTGGAGAAGGCCTCCAAGAAG ATACTGCTACTACTGCGTGCTCATTTCGATGTGACCGGCCATGTGCTTGGCCGGCTGAGCTCATGGGCCGGGAGATCAGGACATACTGACACGTACATGGCCTTACATAAGTACA TTACGAAGAACAAAAAAAAAAGAGCTCCCGGCGAGGATCGAACTCGCGGCCTTTCGCTTACGAAGCTGCTCCAGTCCCCCTCCCCCATCCCCTCCAAGTTCCTGCAG TTCGCCGATGGCCAAGGGGTTCTCCTGAGCGTCAACACTCAGAACCAGATCGAG GTCTGGGACATCGACACCAAGAGGCTGTGTTATCTGCATCCCTTTGAGAAGCAAATAACCGCGTTCACAGTGCTGCAGAAGAGTTTCTACAT ATATGCAGGAGATAGTTTTGGAAATGTGTCCTTGTTCAAGCTTGACTTGGGTCAAAGGTGTCTAGTTGACCTGCCGTATTGCATTCCTTTTGCTGAATCTTATG GTTCCACGGGAAATGGCGGTAACGGGGTAGAAATTGTATTTGTATCGCCACAGCCTTTGGCTGAATCTAACAG GTTGCTCATTATATTCAGAGATGGTGTCATGACTTTATGGGATATTAAGGCAAGCAAAGTGGTATTCGTATCCGGTAGAACTACGCAACAACAATCGCACCAGGAGGAGAAAAATGTGACATCGTCATGCTGGGCTTGTTCCAAGGGAAGCAAAGTTGCTATTGGATATGACAGTGGTGATATCTACCTTTGGGCTATTCCTGATATTTTCAGTGCAGAAAATTCCTCATCTTCGAGTAATCAGAATCTACCACTTCAGAGGCTTAACCTTGGATGCAAGCTAGACAAGGTGCCAATAATCTCTTTGAGATGGGTTCCTACTGATGGAAAGTCTGGACGTTTGTATATTAATGGATTCAGCGAACATGCATACCTATACCAG GTCCTGATTCTGAATGAAGAGAGTGAATCTCGAATAGTAAAGATGGTATTGCCCCTCACAGAAGCTTGTCAAGGAATGGAGTTTGTTACAGGCCTTAGCGACCCAAATAAGCAAAGACAGACTGTTCTTGTTCTCTTGTTGAAATCTGGTCAAATCTGTTTATACGATGATTCAGAAATTGAGCGCTACCTTCTTCAATCTCAGTCTAGATCACCACCAACACTTCCAAGCCACTCATTTGTGAAACAACCGTATGGTGATTCGGGCATCAATGTTGCAAAGTTCTACACAAGTGACCGTACAGCAACAGCTAATGAG GATTATTTTTCAACATTGGCCTCCAAATATCCATGGCTGCTTTCAATGAAGGATAAAGGTCAGATATCTGCAAGTCTTAGCAACATCCATAAAACCAGGAATCTTTGTATAACTGGACATATGGATGGAACCATAAGCTTTTGGGATGCATCATGTCCTCTTCTGCTGCAGATTTTTATGATAAAGCAGCAG CATGAAGACAATACATCAAGTCGAGCCCGTATTACTTCATTGCAGTTTGATATGTCCTCCAGCATTCTTATATCTGGGGATCAGGGTGGAACA GTCCGCGTAATCACATTCAAAAAGGACTCTAGCGACAATATATTATCCATTTTACAAG GAAAGCAAGGGGATAACTACGATGCAAGAAGTATAAAGCTCAAGGGAGCTGTAACCTCAACCTCTATGATCTCTAATTCGAAGCATTTTGCTGTTGGGACAGAAAAAGGAATT GTATCAGTTATCAAAGTAGATGATGCTACTATATTGTATCAAAAACAGCTTGAGTGTCGTGTCTCTGGTGGAATTGCCTCCTTGCAATTTGAACTCTACAGCCACAATGGGTACGATAAGGATCTTCTGATAGTAGGAATGGAAGATTCTAATATTTGTATTCTCGAGGAAGAAACTGGAAAACTTTTGAATGCCAACCCGGTTCAGACAAACAGACCCACAAGAGCCCTTCTGTTGCAGACATTGG AGTTATCTCCAAACGAAGCACCAGGATCTGATAACCATGATACAGCATTGAAGGAATCTTTGCTGTTGCTTTGCACAGAAGATGCAATCCGCTTATTTTCCTTGAGCCATGCGATTCAG GGAATGAAGAAGATAACTAATAAGAAAAAGTTAAATGGTAGCTGTTGTTTTGCATCTGTTATCCATGGTGCTTCTTCTGAAATTGGAATTGTACTAGTCTTCTCCAACGGAAAAGTAGAAACAAG GTCCCTCCCAGATTTATCCTTGTTGAAAGAAGCCTCTTTACGAGGTTTTGTACATTCAAAAAACTTGAATTCCTCTAGTTCCATAACATGTTCATCTGATGGAGAAATCATCTTG ATTAAGGGAGAGGAGACATATTTTTTCTCTACTCTCTGTCAAGATGACATCTACAG GCATGTAGACAGTATTAATATGGTATACAGAAAAGACCGCCCTCTCAGGGAAGAATCTTCCTATGTGGTTAAGtctcccaaagaaaagaaaaag GGCTTATTTCGGATGATTATGAAAGACACTAAAGGGAGCAAGGCAAACGAGAGTGATGCAAATGGCAATGGACAATTCATCGCAACAACATCTGAAGAACTGGCCTCAATATTTTCATCAGCGAACTTCACTCCACCATCTGCGAGGAGGAGCAGTTCACTGAAAGATGATGAAAATATTGAGCTAGACATAG ATGATATCGACATTGAAGACAACACACAAAAGCAGAAAGGACCGCACTTCGCAGGTCTAAGCAAACAGAAATTCAGCAAGGGACTCCAGGCTCTTAGAG GAAAACTGAAGCCCAGAACAGAAGAAAAGGTGAATACAGAAAATAAGAAGCCTGAAGATGAACCATCAGTTAGACAAGTTGACCAGATAAAGATGAAGTATGGATATGCAACAAGTGAT GACTCAACCAGTGTTCCAAAAATGATTGGAAACAAGCTGCAAGAGAACATCAAAAAATTGGAG GGCATTAATCTTCGGTCCGCAGACATGGCTCATGGTGCTCAATCCTTCTCGTCAATGGCGAAAGAGCTGCTCCGAACCACGAAAAACGAGAAGAGCTCATCATAG